A single window of Eucalyptus grandis isolate ANBG69807.140 chromosome 1, ASM1654582v1, whole genome shotgun sequence DNA harbors:
- the LOC104454582 gene encoding fatty alcohol:caffeoyl-CoA acyltransferase, protein MEALTISGGAMTVRKFKPVTVQPESETPNGFYFLSSLDQAIPFTMMTIYRYEKGSGNVGEVLKQALSKVLVLYYPLAGSMAICPEVNQVTKFKCGKFTLGIGISHSLVDGVSGMNFVNSWAQIARGKPVTAVPFHDRTLLKSRVPPQIKYPYDDFVQIADTSDTESLYQRDPLVHKLFVFDADRIAATKKLALSEGKVKCCSSFAAVTALVWRARSQALGMKPHQLTKIRIMADFRSKFGTEALPENYFGNAVVTTASLCSAGELCERPISFAVEQIQKAVEQLDEDYVRSRMDFVDTYKPPLSSVGTLVISSWTRLAYGMSDFGWGDPSQFGCGDLARELCVYFPEGEGKKGIAVVLALPLSAMNAFEELVQI, encoded by the exons ATGGAGGCATTAACAATCAGCGGCGGCGCCATGACCGTGCGGAAGTTCAAGCCCGTCACGGTCCAACCTGAGTCTGAGACCCCCAACGGTTTCTACTTCCTGTCGAGCCTCGACCAGGCGATTCCCTTCACCATGATGACGATCTATCGATACGAGAAAGGCAGCGGCAACGTCGGAGAGGTGCTCAAACAGGCTTTGTCCAAGGTTTTGGTCCTCTATTATCCACTGGCCGGCTCCATGGCCATATGCCCGgaag TTAACCAG GTGACGAAGTTCAAGTGCGGTAAATTCACTCTGGGTATTGGAATCAGCCACAGCCTGGTCGACGGCGTTTCCGGGATGAACTTCGTCAACTCGTGGGCCCAAATAGCAAGAGGCAAGCCGGTGACTGCCGTCCCTTTCCACGACCGGACCTTGCTGAAGTCGCGGGTGCCGCCCCAGATCAAGTACCCGTACGACGACTTCGTGCAGATCGCCGACACCTCGGACACCGAGTCGCTGTACCAGCGGGACCCGCTGGTGCACAAGCTCTTCGTCTTCGACGCGGACAGGATCGCGGCAACCAAGAAGCTGGCGCTGTCCGAGGGGAAGGTGAAGTGCTGCTCGAGCTTTGCGGCCGTCACGGCGCTAGTGTGGCGGGCGCGGAGCCAGGCGCTGGGGATGAAGCCTCACCAGCTGACGAAGATCCGCATAATGGCGGACTTCAGGTCCAAGTTCGGAACGGAGGCGCTGCCCGAGAATTATTTCGGCAACGCCGTGGTCACGACCGCGAGCCTCTGCTCCGCGGGGGAGCTGTGCGAGCGGCCCATCTCGTTCGCCGTCGAGCAGATACAGAAGGCGGTGGAGCAGCTGGACGAGGACTACGTGCGGTCGAGGATGGACTTCGTGGACACGTACAAGCCACCGCTCTCGTCGGTGGGCACGCTGGTGATCAGCTCCTGGACCCGGCTGGCCTACGGGATGTCCGACTTCGGGTGGGGCGACCCGTCGCAGTTCGGGTGCGGGGACCTGGCGAGGGAGCTGTGCGTGTACTTCCCGGAAGGGGAAGGGAAGAAGGGGATAGCGGTGGTGCTGGCTCTGCCACTTTCGGCCATGAACGCCTTTGAAGAGCTGGTCCAAATTTAA
- the LOC104434553 gene encoding omega-hydroxypalmitate O-feruloyl transferase: MVSQTILRHIISRGSSRSGRLLIRGFSTATEALAVNGSALAVRKFEPIVVQPESKTPDGSYFLSSLDQAIPFTMKTIHRYEKGGDNVGDVLKQALSKALVHYYPLAGSMAISPQGNFMVDLTQKAAPFVEAEADCSLDVLGDVRIPNPAVTNKLTYSDPNAKNILETPLLSAQVTRFKCGGFTLGVGISHSLADGPSGMNFINSWAEIARGKPVSAVPFLDRTLLKSRMPPRTKYPYDDFVEITDTSDMEQLYQKDPMVYKLFSFDPEKIAAIKKLALSDGKLKSCSSFAAVSALVWRARSKALKMKPQQLTKIRMLADVRSKFEKPLPQNYFGNAVVTTAGLATTGELCEKPISFAVEQIQKAVECVDEEYVWTRMAFGDTYRPQLSSVGTLVISSWTRFDYSMSNFGWGNPSQFGCGDLGRELCVFMPEGEGKKGIAVVLVLPHSAMNTFEELVQI; this comes from the exons ATGGTTTCGCAAACG ATTTTGCGCCATATCATTTCGCGGGGGTCAAGTCGATCGGGCCGGTTATTAATTCGAG GCTTTTCGACGGCGACGGAAGCATTGGCGGTCAATGGCAGCGCGTTGGCTGTGCGTAAGTTCGAGCCCATCGTGGTCCAACCCGAGTCCAAGACCCCAGACGGGTCCTACTTCCTGTCAAGCCTCGATCAGGCAATTCCGTTCACCATGAAGACGATCCACCGCTACGAGAAAGGCGGTGACAACGTCGGGGACGTGCTCAAGCAGGCTCTGTCCAAGGCTCTGGTCCATTACTATCCGCTTGCAGGCTCCATGGCCATAAGCCCGCAAGGGAACTTCATGGTGGACTTGACGCAAAAGGCCGCGCCGTTCGTGGAGGCGGAGGCTGACTGTAGCCTGGACGTGCTCGGCGACGTCCGCATTCCCAATCCCGCCGTGACAAACAAGCTCACTTACTCCGATCCCAATGCCAAGAACATACTCGAAACGCCATTGCTATCTGCACAG GTGACGAGGTTCAAGTGCGGAGGATTCACCCTGGGCGTCGGAATTAGCCACAGCCTGGCCGACGGCCCCTCCGGGATGAACTTCATCAACTCGTGGGCCGAAATCGCGAGGGGGAAGCCAGTGTCCGCTGTCCCTTTTCTTGACCGAACTCTGTTGAAATCGCGGATGCCTCCTCGGACCAAGTACCCCTACGACGACTTCGTCGAGATCACCGACACGTCCGACATGGAACAGCTGTACCAAAAAGATCCCATGGTGTACAAGCTCTTCTCCTTCGACCCCGAGAAGATTGCGGCCATAAAGAAACTGGCACTATCTGACGGGAAGCTGAAGAGCTGCTCGAGCTTTGCGGCCGTCTCGGCGCTGGTGTGGCGCGCGCGGAGCAAGGCGCTGAAGATGAAGCCTCAGCAGCTGACGAAGATCCGCATGCTGGCCGACGTTAGGTCCAAGTTCGAGAAGCCGTTGCCCCAGAATTACTTCGGCAACGCCGTGGTGACGACCGCGGGCCTTGCCACCACGGGGGAGCTCTGTGAGAAGCCGATCTCGTTTGCCGTCGAGCAGATACAGAAGGCGGTCGAGTGCGTGGACGAGGAGTACGTGTGGACGAGGATGGCCTTCGGGGACACGTACAGGCCACAGCTCTCGTCGGTCGGCACGCTGGTGATCAGCTCATGGACGAGGTTCGACTACAGCATGTCGAACTTCGGGTGGGGCAACCCGTCGCAGTTCGGGTGCGGTGACCTGGGGAGGGAACTGTGCGTGTTCATGCCGGAAGGGGAAGGGAAGAAAGGGATCGCGGTAGTGCTGGTCTTGCCGCACTCGGCCATGAACACCTTTGAAGAGCTGGTCCAAATTTAA